GCCTGTCACATGTTTGGCCGGAATCCCGGGATTCTTTACCTAGCAGCCCCGCCTGAACCGCCGAGTCGGCGCATCTGCAGGCCCGAACAGCGTCGAGTCGGCGCATCTGCAGGCCCGAACAGCGTCGAGTCGGCGCATCTGCAGGTCTGGACCGCTGCAGATGCGCCGACTCGGCGGTCAGGGTGGTCAGGGGAGGGTGTCGAGCACCCGGAGCTGCTCGGCCAGGTCACGCGCCTCGGGCATCGCGTTGTGCACCGACCAGCGGACCACCCCGGCGCGGTCGATCACGAAGCTGGAGCGACGCGCACACCCGTTCACCTCGTCGAAGACGCCGTAGGCCGCGGCGACGGCGCCGTGCGGCCAGAAGTCGGAGAGCAGCGGAAAGGTCAGCCCGTCGCGGTCCGCGAAGGCCCGCAGCGTGAACATCGGGTCGCACGAGACCGCCAGCAGCTGGACCCGGTCGGACTCGAACGCGGGCTGCTGCTCCCGGACCTCGTGCAGCTCGCCGGTGCAGACCCGGCTGAACGCGTAGGGGTAGAACATCAGCACGACGGCCTTCCCCCGGTACGACGAGAGCCGCACCGGCTGACCGTGCTGGTCGCGCAGCTCGAAGTCGGGGGCCGGGTGGCCGGTCTCCATCGCGCTCACGCGTCCGGACCGGCCTCGGCCAGCTCGCGCTTGAGGATCTTGCCGGTGGCGTTGCGCGGCAGCTCGTCGACGAAGACCACCTCGCGCGGCACCTTGTAGCGGGCCAGGTGCGCCTTGACGTGACCCTTCAGCGCCTCCTCGTCGACCGACCCGCCCTCCCGTCGTACGACGAACGCGCGCAGCCGCTTGCCGAAGTCCTGGTCGTCGACACCGATGCACGCCACCTCGACGACCTCGTCGTGACGCGCCAGGCAGTCCTCGACCTCCTGGGGGAAGACGTTCTCCCCGCCGGAGACGATCATGTCGTCGTCGCGGCCCTCGACGAACAGCCGGCCCTCGGCGTCGAAGCGGCCCACGTCGCCGGTGGCCATCAGCCCGTCCACGACGTCCTTGCTGCCGCCGCCGGTGTAGCCCTCGAAGAGCAGGGTGTTGCCGACGAAGATCCGGCCCGGCTCTCCCGGCGGCACCTCGTCGCCCTCCTCGTCGAGGATCTTCACGACCGTCGCGTACGGCGCCCGGCCGGCGGTGCCGGGCGCGGCGCGGAGGTCGCGCGGCTGGGCGACGGTGGCGTAGGCCACCTCGGTGGAGCCGTAGATGTTGTAGAGCGTGTCGCCGAACTGGTCCATCCAGGACACGCCGAGGTCGCCGGGGAGGGCCGACCCGGAGGCGGCGACCACCTTCACCTTCGACAGGTCGTAGGAGTCGAGCACCTCCTGCGGGAGCTGGAGGATCCGCTGCAGCATCACCGGGATGACGACCAGCGAGTCGCACCCGTGCTCGGTGACCGCGCGCAGGCAGTCCTCGGGCTCGAAGCGGCGGCGCAGCACCATCGTGGAGCCGAGCAGCATCGCCAGCGCCCAGTGCGCCCAGCCCCAGGTGTGGAACAGCGGCGCCGCGATGTGGGTGCGCCAGCCACGGCGCAACGGCAGCCGCGACAGCAGCGCGACCGCCGCGTCGACGCCGGCCTCGCTGCGGGGCGCTCCCTTCGGCGTGCCGGTGGTCCCGGAGGTCAGGATGATCACCCGGCTGGGCCGCGGCGGCGGGTGGTGGTCCTCACGCGAACCGGCGGCGATCAGCTGATCGAGGGTGTCGGCGTCGCTGCGCTCCCCGTCGGTCCAACCGAGCACCGGGCGGATGTCCTCGGCCGCGTCGAGCAGCCCGCTGAACTCCTCGTCGTGCACGACCAGCGCCGGCTTCTCCCGCTCGAGCACCTCCACCAGCTGCGGTCCGGCGAAGGCGGTGTTGAGGTAGAGCAGGTCCGCACCGACCTTGGCGGCGGCGATGCTCGCGTCGACGAAGCCGCGGTGGTTGCGGCACATGATCGCGATCCCGTCGCCGGCGGCGACGCCGAGCGACTTGAACGAGTCGGCCAGCGCGTTGCTGCGCTCGTGCAGCTCGCGGAAGGTCAGCTCGCCGAGCTCGTCGACCAGCGCCACCTGGTGCGGCGCGCGCTGGGCCATCGTGGTGAAGCCGCCGGCCGGACCGGTCCCCCACGTCACCAGGGTGCGGGCCAGCCGGGCGAGCACCTGCGGCGGGTAGGGGCGAATCACCCCGGCCGAGGTCAGCACGCGCAGCGACACGAGCTGCTGGCCGACCAGGGCAGGGGCCCGGCGTACGTCGATCACGAGTACTCTGGACTTCTGCGGGCGACGGATCAGCGTGCCGTCTTGGGGGCCACCAGCCGGGTCGCGGTCCAGTCCTTGCTGACCGCTGCGGTGGTGGTGGTCGACAGACCGGCCACCTGGGAGGCCTCGGCGATGTCGGCCGGGTCCACGCTGCTGGGGCGTCCGACCTTGGGGGTGAGCAGCCAGATCACCCCGCCGCTGACGAGATCGGTCAGGGAGTCGACGAGACCGTCCACGAGATCGCCGTCGCCGTCCCGCCACCACATCAGGACGGCTTCGACCACGTTGCCGTAGTCGCCGTCGACCAGGTCACCGTCGACGGTGTCCTCGATGGCGACGCGGAGGTCGTCGTCGACGTCCTCGTCCCACCCGAGCTCCTGGACGACCATGCCTGCGGTCAGTCCGAGGCGATCGCCTGCGGTCTGGGTGGCGGCACCTTCCGGGCCACCCGAGGTCGCGCTCAACCTGACTCCTCCGTCCGTTCGCACCCGTGCAGGGTACGTGTCTGATCGTGCCTTGCGCGTAGTCCACCTGATGTGGCCCTCGGGCGCAAGGCTGCGCCACGGTTCGGCGGCTACTGGAGGGTAAATACCGTCGCCGGGCATCGCGTGACACGATGACAAGCGGAGGACCCCGTAATCCGGCGGTGCTCCGGGGGCCCCGTGACGGGACACCTGGGACGAGACCGTGGACAACGCGAGTGCGAGAGCAGAGGGATCGTGGCAACAGGCGCTGAGAAGAACCCGGGCAAGGTCGTCGGCCGGCCGGCCGTCATCCACGAGGGGCTGCCGACCCAGCTTCCCGACATCGATCCGGACGAGACGCTGGAGTGGCTCGCCTCGTTCGACGGGATGGTCGACGAGCGGGGCCGCGAGAGGGCCCGCTACGTGATGCTGCGGCTCCTCGAAAGGGCGCGCGAGAAGCAGGTCGGCGTGCCGGCGCTGCGCTCCACCGACTACATCAACACGATCCCGCCCGAGCGCGAGCCGTGGTTCCCCGGCGACGAGGACGTCGAGCGCCGGATCCGCGCGTTCATCCGCTGGAACGCCGCGGCGATGGTGTCGGCGGCGAACCGCAAGGGACTCGAGGTCGGTGGCCACATCGCCACCTACCAGTCCTCCGCCTCGCTCTACGAGGTCGGCTTCAACCACTTCTTCCGCGGCAAGGACCACCCCGGCGGCGGCGACCAGGTCTACATCCAGGGCCACGCCTCCCCCGGCATCTACGCCCGGGCGTTCCTCGAGGGCCGGCTCACCGAGACCCAGCTCTCCCGGTTCCGCCAGGAGGTGCAGCACGGCGTCGGGCAGGGCCTCTCGTCGTACCCGCACCCGCGCCTGATGCCGGACTTCTGGGAGTTCCCGACGGTCTCGATGGGCCTGACCGCCCTCAACGCGATCTACCAGGCACGGTTCAACCGCTACCTGCACAACCGCGGGATCAAGGACACCAGCCAGCAGCAGGTCTGGGCCTTCCTCGGCGACGGCGAGATGGGCGAGCCGGAGTCGCTGGGCGCGATCGGCCTGGCCGCCCGCGAGGAGCTCGACAACCTCAACTTCGTCGTCAACTGCAACCTGCAGCAGCTCGACGGCCCGGTGCGCGGCAACGGCAAGATCATCCAGGAGCTCGAGGCGATCTTCCGCGGCGCCGGCTGGAACGTCATCAAGGTCGTCTGGGGCCGCGAGTGGGACGACCTGCTCGCCCGCGACGTCGACGGCGTGCTGGTGAACCAGATGAACACCACCCCCGACGGCCAGTTCCAGACCTACTCGGTCGAGACCGGCGACTACATCCGCGAGAACTTCTTCGGCGGCGACCCGCGGCTGCGCAAGATGGTCGAGCACATGTCCGACGAGCAGATCGTCAAGCTGCCCCGCGGCGGTCACGACTACCGCAAGGTGTACGGCGCCTTCGACGCCGCCTCCAAGCACGTCGGCCAGCCGACCGTGATCCTGGCCAAGACCATCAAGGGCTGGACGATCGACGCCCTCGAGGGTCGCAACGCCACGCACCAGATGAAGAAGCTGACCAAGGACGACCTGAAGAAGTTCCGCGACCGGCTGCACCTGCCGATCAGCGACAAGCAGATCGACGACTCCGAGGTCGCGCCGTTCTACCACCCGGGCCCGGACTCCCCCGAGATCGAGTACATGATGGAGCGTCGTCGCCAGCTCGGCGGCTCGCTCCCCCGGCGAGTCGTCCGCGCGACGCCGCTGAAGCTGCCCGGCGACGAGATGTACTCAGAGCTCAAGCAGGGCTCGGGCAAGCAGGCGATCGCCACCACGATGGCGCTCGTGCGGCTGCTGCGCGACCTGATGAAGGACAAGGAGATCGGCAGCCGGATCGTGCCGGACGAGTACCGCACGTTCGGCATGGACTCGATGTTCCCGACCGCCAAGGTGTACAACCCGGGCGGCCAGACCTACGAGTCGGTCGACCGCAAGCTGCTGCTCTCCTACAAGGAGTCGGCGCAGGGCCAGATGCTGCACGAGGGCATCTCCGAGGCCGGTGCGGTGGCCTCCGCCACGGCCGCCGGGTCGACGTACTCCACGCACGGCGAGCACATGATCCCGTTCTACCTCTTCTACTCGATGTTCGGCTTCCAGCGCACCGGTGACTCGATCTGGGCGATGGCCGACCAGCTGGCCCGCGGCTTCCTGATCGGCGCCACGGCGGGCCGCACCACGCTGACCGGTGAGGGCCTGCAGCACGCCGACGGTCACTCCCCGCTGCTGGCGGCGACCAACCCGGCGGTCGTCCACTACGACCCGGCGCTGGCCTACGAGGTCAGCCACATCGTCCAGGACGGCCTGCGGCGGATGTACGGCTCGACCGAGGAGAACCCGAACGGGGAGCCGGTCATCTACTACATCACCGTCTACAACGAGCCGATCGTGATGCCCAAGGAGCCGGAGAACCTCGACGTCGAGGGTCTGCTCCGTGGCCTCTACCACGTGACGGTGCCCCCGGAGGTGCACGGCGACGGCGGCAACCCGCCGCGGGTGCAGCTGCTCGCGTCCGGTGTCGGCTTCGCCTGGGTCCAGGAGGCGCAGCGGCTGCTCGCCGAGGAGTGGGGCGTGGCTGCCGACGTCTGGTCGGTCACCTCGTGGAACGAGCTGGCGCGCGACGCGGTGGCCGTCGAGGAGTGGAACCTGCTGCACCCCTCCGAGAGCCCGAAGGTCCCCTACGTCACCGACAAGCTCAAGCACGCCGAGGGCCCGATCGTGGCGGTCAGCGACTTCATGCGCGCCGTCCCGAACCAGATCGCCAAGTGGGTCCCCGGTGACTACCACGCTCTCGGCACCGACGGGTTCGGCTTCGCCGACACCCGGCCGGCGGCCCGGCGCTACTTCCACGTCGACGCGCAGTCGGTCGTGGTGCAGGCGCTGGCGGCGCTGGCCGACCGCGGCGAGGTCAAGCGTGAGGTCGTGCAGGAGGCCTTCGACAAGTACCGCATCGACGACCCGACGGCCGTCCGCGGAGTCAAGCAGGAGGGCGGCGACGCCTGATCAGGCGATGTCCTCTGCCTGCAGCGAGGCGACCGCTGCAGGCAGGGGCGTCTGCTTGCCGTTCTTGAGCAGGTTGCGCCAGCGGCCGCGGTGGTAGGCCGCCGGCTCGGTGGTGCGGATGAAGTCGTTGACGATCTTCACGAAGCGCTGCGGGTGGTCCTTGTGCGGGAAGTGGCCGGCGTTGCGGATCACCTCGACCGTCGCGCCCGGTGCGATCTGGGCGGCGACGCCGGCGTGCCGCACCGGGATCACCGAGTCCTGGGCCCCCCAGATCACCAGCATCGGCATCGCCTGGGTGAGGTAGGCACGGTCCACCATCGTCACGACCTGGCCGCGCCAGTCCACGACGGCCCGGACCACGTGGCGGATGGCGGCGCGCGCCTGCGGGTCCTTGAAGGACTCCAGGATCTCGGCGACCTCGTCCAGGTCCCGGGCCTTGGACAGGCCGCTGGCGGCCAGCGTCCGCAGCCCCGCCCGGCCGAGGTGCCGCACCCCCGGCAGGGTCAGCACGCTCAGCGCGTGCCCGGAGCCGGGCAGCGTGATCGCCCGGATCGCGGGGCTCACCTCCGGCCCCAGTCCGCCCGGGGCGACCAGGATCATCCGCTCGGTGCGCTCGGGGAACTGGTAGCCGAACTGCATCGCGACCCCACCGCCGAGGCTGTGGCCGACGACCGTGACCTTGTCCACGCCGAGCACCGTCAGCAGGTCGCGCATGCCGTTGGCGTAGCCGCCGACGCTGTAGTCCGCCCGCGGCTTGGCCGAGCGGCCGTGACCGAGCAGGTCCGGGGCGATCACCGTGTAGCGCCGGGCCAGCGCCCGGATCACCGGCAGCCAGGTGGTGTGGTCGCAGCCGAGACCGTGCAGCAGCAGGACCGCGGGGCCCTGGCCCATCTTGACGAAGGCTCGCCGGTGCCCGTGGATGGTGAGGTACTGGACCTCCGGGCTCATGACCATGGGTGCTCCTCGCCGGGCGTAGGGGCGACTGTAGCCCGAACATCACCCGAAATCGCCCGGATCCCCCTGTGAGGGCGGGGCGTCCTGCCGGATCCTGCCTGTTCGTCCCGCCTTCTCCCGGATGACCCCCGGGACCGGTCTAGGCTCCCGGTCATGAGCGCAACCGCGGGTCGCAGCCGGGCCCAGGTCGCGCGGCGGCTGCAGAAGGCGGTCGGCCGGCTGACCGGCTCCACGTTGGCGCGCATGGAGCGCGACATGCCCTGGTTCCAGCAGCTGCCCGCCGAGGACCGGTCCTGGATCGGGCTGATCGTGCAGGCCGGCATCAACGCCTTCGTCGCCTGGTACCGCTCCCCCGGGTACACCCCTCCGATCACCGCCGAGGTCTTCGGCGCCGCCCCGCGTGCCCTGACCGGTGTTGTGAGCCTCCACCAAACGGTGGAGATGGTCCGGCTGACCATCGAGGTGGTCGAGGAGAACGTCGTCGAGGCGGTCGGCGAGGAGGACGCCGCGGCGGTCCGGGAGGCGGTGGTGCGCTACGCCCGGGAGGTCGCGTTCGCCACCGCGGAGGTCTACGCCCGGGCGGCCGAGGCCCGCGGCGCCTGGGACGCCCGGCTCGAGGCGCTGGTGGTCGACTCCGTGCTCCGCGCGGAGGCCGACGAGACGACCCGGTCCCGGGCCAGCGCGCTCGGCTGGGAGGACCGCGGCGACGTCGCGGTGGTGCTCGGGCGGGCGCCGTCGGCGGACACCTCCGGCTCCGCGCGGGAGTCCCTGTTCGACGACGTCCGACGCTCCGCACGCCACGTCGGGCTGGACGCGCTGTGCGCGGTGCAGAGCGACCGGTTGGTGGTCATCCTCGGCGGCATCGCGGACCCCGACAAGGCGGGAGCGGCGGTCGCGAAGCACTTCGGCGAGGGGCCGGTCGTCGTCGGCCCGGTGGTGCCGGACCTCGTCCGGGCGAACATCTCCGCCCGTGCCGCGGTGGCCGGGCTGCGGGCCGCGCCGGGCTGGCCGGAGGCGCCGCGTCCGGTGACCAGCGACGACCTGCTCCCGGAGCGGGCGCTCTCGGGTGACGGGCACGCCCGCCGGCAGCTGGTGCAGGAGGTGTACCGGCCGCTGCGCGAGGCCGACGATCCCACCCTGGACACCGTCTCGGCGTTCCTCGACCACGGCGGATCCATCGAGGGCACCGCGCGGGCGATGTTCGTGCACGCCAACACGGTGCGCTACCGGCTGCGCCGCGCGGCCGAGCTCACCGGCCTCTCCGCGAGCGACCCCCGGCAGGCGTACACCTATCGGGTGGCGCTCACCCTGGGACGGCTCACCTCACCGGAGACGACAGCACCCGAGTTGTAGGAACCCTACAAAGTTCTCGGGTGAATCTTCGTGTGCGTCGCGGGCGCGTAGAAGGCTGTGACCCGGGCACAGTGGGGGTGTGCTCGTCATCGTCGCCCCCGGTCAGGGGGCCCAGTCCCCCGGCTTCCTCACGCCCTGGCTCGAGAACCCCACCTTCGCGGAGCGGTTGCACTGGCTGTCGGCGGTGAGCGGTCTCGACCTCCACCATTACGGCACCGAGGCGGACGCCGAGACGATCCGCGACACCGCGGTGGCGCAGCCGCTGCTGGTCGCCTCGAGCCTGCTGGCCGCCCTGGAGCTGTTCCCGCACCCGGCCGACGCCTTCGACCGGATCGGCGCGGTCGCCGGTCACAGCGTCGGCGAGCTGGCCGCGGCCGCCGGTGCCCGGGCGATCAGCGGCGAGCAGGCGATGGTGCTGGTCCGCGAGCGCGGCAAGGCGATGGCGCTGGCCGCCGCAGCCCGCCCGACCAGCATGACCGCGGTGCTCGGCGGCGACCGGGACGAGGTGCTGGCCAAGCTGGCCGAGCACGGACTGACCGCGGCCAACGACAACGGGCCCGGCCAGATCGTCGCCGCCGGCACCGTCGAGCAGCTCGAGCGGCTCGCCGACGACCCGCCGGCCAAGGCGCGGCTGGTGCCGCTGTCGGTGGCCGGTGCGTTCCACACCGAGCACATGGCCCCCGCCGTCGAGGTGCTGGGCCGGCTGGCCCGCTCGGTGTCCACCCACGACGCGCGCACGCCGGTGATCTCCAACCGCGACGGCCAGGTCGTCCACGACGGCCGTGAGGTGCTGCGCCGGATGGTCACCCAGGTCAGCAGCCCGGTCCGCTGGGACCTGTGCATGGAGACGATGATGCAGCTCGGGGTCACCGGGATGCTGGAGATGCCGCCGGCCGGCACCCTGACCGGGATCGCCCGCCGCGCGATGCGGGGCGTGGAGACCTTCGCGCTCAAGACCCCCGACCAGCTCGACGACGCCCGGGCGTTCTGCGACAAGCACGGCAGCGCCTCCTCCCTCGACCACAACCCCACCTGGCGGATGCTGGTCTCGCCGGCCAAGGGCACGTTCAAGGCCACCGGCTCGCTGCGCGAGGGCGACGCGATCCAGCCCGAGCACGAGATCGGTTCAGTAGCCAGCTCCCGCGACGAGACGCCGGTGACGGCGCCGTACGGCGGGACCGTCGTGGAGTGGCTGGTCGAGGACGGTGACCTGGTCTCCCCGGGTCAGCCCCTGATCCGTCTCCACCCAGAAGGAGTCAACGGATGATCTCCCTGTCCCCCTCCGTGGGTTCGCCGCACTCGCGCATCCTCGGCATCGGCACCTACCGGCCTTCCCGGGTGGTGCCGAACTCCGAGCTGATCGAGGCGATCGACTCCAGCGACGAGTGGATCCAGCAGCGTTCGGGCATCAAGGAGCGGCGCTTCGCCAGCCCCGAGGAGACCGTCCAGATGATGTCGGTCGCGTCCTCGCGGCAGGCGCTCGAGCGCGCCGGCATCGAGGCGGCGCAGATCGACTGCGTGATCGTGGCGACCGTCTCGCACATGCTGCAGACCCCCGCCGTGGCCACCGCGATCGCGCACGAGCTCGGCACCGACCGGGCTCCCGCCTTCGACATCTCCGCCGCGTGCGCGGGCTTCTGCCACGGTCTGGCGCTCGGCTCGGACCTGATCCGTGCCGGCAGCGCCAAGCACGTGCTGGTGGTCGGGGTGGAGCGGCTCACCGACATCACGAGTCTCATCGACCGCGGGACCGCCTTCATCTTCGCCGACGGGGCCGGCGCCGCCGTGCTCGGCCCGTCGGAGGAGGTCGGCATCGGTCCGGTGGTCTGGGGCTCCGACGGCGAGCAGTTCGACCTGATCCGGCAGAAGGAGGACTGGCGCGACGTCCTCGAGGCCGACCGTCCGGAGATGCCGCACCTGGTGATGCAGGGCGCGGCGGTGTTCCGCTGGGCGGCCTTCGAGATGGCCAAGACCGCGCAGGAGACCCTGGAGCGCAGCGGCATCACCGTCGACGACCTCGACGTGTTCGTGCCGCACCAGGCGAACATGCGGATCATCGACGCGATGGCGCGGTCGATGAAGCTGCCTGAGCACGTCAAGATCGCCCGTGACATCGCCGAGCAGGGCAACACCTCGGCGGCGTCGATCCCGCTGGCCCTGGGCCGGATGATCGACGAGGGCGAGGCCAAGAGCGGCGACATCGCGCTGCTGATCGCCTTCGGCGCCGGGCTCGCCTACGCGGCCCAGGTCGTGAAGGTCCCCTAGAGCTCCGGGGCCGCCGCGCCCCGGATCAGCACGATCCCTGCGGATCCGCAGGGCAGACCCGTCCACCTGAAGAAGGAGAGCCACCTGATGGCCAGCACCGAGGAAATCCGCGCAGATCTCGCCGACATCGTCAACGAGGTCGCCGGCGTCCCCGCCGAGGACGTCCAGCTCGACAAGTCGTTCGTGGACGACCTGGACGTCGACTCGCTGTCGATGGTCGAGGTCGTCGTCGCCGCCGAGGAGAAGTTCGACGTCAAGATCCCCGACGACGAGGTCAAGAACCTCAAGACCGTCGGTGACGCCGTCGCGTTCATCGAGCGCGCGCAGAACGGCTGAGCCTCGTCGGCTGGGATGCGCGCGGCACACGGTCGCGCGCGTCCCGCAGCCGGTACGCCGGCCCCGCACCACCCGATCCACCGCACAGCCCAGGACCCGCAGCATCCCAGCCCCCTGACCCCGCGACAACCCGCGGACGAGCAGACGAGGTGAACCCGTAGATGAGCGCCACGCGCGTCGTCGTGACCGGACTCGGCACGACCTCCCCCGTCGGCGGTGACGTGCCCACGACCTGGGCCGCGCTGCTGGCCGGCCAGTCCGGCGTACGACCCCTCAAGCACGAGTGGGCCGAGCAGCTCAGCACGCACATCGCGGCCGAGGCCCTGGTCGACCCCACCGACGTCCTGGACCGGGTCAAGGCCCGCCGGCTGGACCGCTCCGGCCAGCTCGCCCTGGTCGCCGCGCTGGAGGCGTGGGCCGACTGCGGCCTCGCCGACCACGACGCGGACGTCGACCACGAGCGTCTCGGGGTCGCGATGGCCTCCGGCATCGGCGGCGTGCAGACGCTGCTGACCAACTACGACTCGCTGACGCTCAAGGGCCCCCGCCGGGTCTCCCCGCTGGCGATCCCGATGCTGATGCCGAACTCGCCGGCCGCGAACATCGGCCTGGCCATCGGCGCCAAGGCCGGCGTGCACACCCCCGTCTCGGCCTGCGCGTCGGGCAACGAGGCGATCGCCCTGGGCATCGACATGATCCGGCTCGGCCGCGCCGACGTCGTGGTCGTGGGCGGCACCGAGGCAGCGGTGCACCCGCTGCCGATGGCCGCGTTCGGGCAGATGATGGCGCTCTCCAAGCGCAACGACGAGCCCGAGCGGGCGTCCCGTCCCTGGGACAAGGGCCGCGACGGCTTCGTGCTCGGTGAGGGCGCGGCGGCACTGGTCCTGGAGTCCGAGGAGCACGCCCGGCGCCGTGGCGCCAAGGTGTACGCCGAGGCCGCCGGCGCCGGCATCACCGCCGACTCCCACGACATCGCCCAGCCGGACCCGGTCGGCGCCGGCGCCACCCGGGCGATGAAGATGGCGCTCGTCGAGGCGGGCATGGAGCCCTCCGACATCCACCACATCAACGCGCACGCGACGTCCACGCCGCAGGGTGACCTGGCCGAGGCCGGGGCGATCCGCAACGCCCTGGGCGACGCGGTCGACGGGATCGTCGTCACCTCGACCAAGTCGATGACCGGGCACCTGCTCGGTGGAGCCGGCGCGCTGGAGTCGCTGGCGGTGGTCCTCTCCCTGCAGAACCGGGTCGTCCCGCCGACGATCAACCTCGAGGACCCCGAGGACGTCGGTCTGGACATCGCCACCAGCCAGCGCACCCTGCCCGCGGGGACCATCGGCGGCCTCAACAACTCGTTCGGCTTCGGCGGCCACAACGTCGCCATCGCCTTCCGCAGCGTCTGACCGACGCCCCGCGACAGGGAGTCACCTGCATGAGCACCGCCCAGGTCACCGGAGCCCCCGCTGCCGCCAAGCCGGCGAAGCCGCCGCGCGAGGAGGATCCGCGGAACCCGAACCACCGGCTCGCCGCGCTCTTCGACGAGGGCACGCTCGAGCTGATCACCGAGGACGACGGCAGCGGCATGCTCGCTGCCGTCGGCCGGGTGGCAGGCGCGCACGTCGTGGCGTTCTGCTCCGACGCGACGGTGATGGGCGGGGCGATGGGCGAGGTCGGCTGCAAGGCCGTCGTGCACGCCTACGAGCGGGCGCTCGCCGACCGCGCGCCGATCATCGGGCTGTGGCACTCCGGGGGTGCCCGGCTGGCCGAGGGGGTGCTCTCCCTGCACGCCGTCGGGGAGATCTTCCACGCCATGACGCAGGCCTCCGGCAAGATCCCGCAGATCTCGGTGGTCCTCGGCCCGGCGGCCGGCGGTGCGGCGTACGGTCCCGCCCTCACCGACGTCGTCATCCTCGGCCCCGAGGGCCGGATCTTCGTGACCGGCCCGGACGTCGTCCGCTCGGTGACCGGTGAGGACGTCGACATGCTGCGGCTCGGTGGCCCGGAGCCGCACGGTCGCCGCTCCGGGGTGGTGCACATCCTCGCCGACAGCGAGGCCGACGCCCTGGGCCATGCCCGCTCGGTCGCGTCGCTGCTCGGCGCGCAGGGCACGCTTGAGCTGAAGGACGTCGAGGACGTCGACCTGGCGCAGATGCTGCCCGAGTCGAAGAAGCGTGCCTACGACGTGCACCCGCTCGTGGAGAAGATCCTCGACGAGGGCACGATGCAGGAGCTGCACGCGCGGTGGGCCCCGAACATCGTCACCGCGCTGGGCCGCTTCGGTGGCCGGTCGGTCGGTGTCATCGCCAACAACCCGCTGCGGCTGGGCGGTTGCCTGGACTCGCTCTCGGCGGAGAAGGCGTCCCGCTTCGTGCGGATGTGCGACGCGTTCGGGGTGCCGCTGGTCGTCGTGGTCGACGTGCCCGGCTACCTGCCCGGGGTCGGCCAGGAGTGGGACGGCGTGGTCCGTCGCGGCGCGAAGCTGCTGCACGCCTTCGGCGAGGCGGTGGTCCCCCGGGTGACGCTGGTGACCCGCAAGACGTACGGCGGCGCCTACATCGCCATGAACTCCCGGTCGCTCGGCGCCACGAAGGTGTTCGCCTGGCCCGGCGCGGAGATCGCCGTGATGGGCGCGGTCGCCGCCAT
The DNA window shown above is from Nocardioides mesophilus and carries:
- a CDS encoding acyltransferase domain-containing protein, which produces MLVIVAPGQGAQSPGFLTPWLENPTFAERLHWLSAVSGLDLHHYGTEADAETIRDTAVAQPLLVASSLLAALELFPHPADAFDRIGAVAGHSVGELAAAAGARAISGEQAMVLVRERGKAMALAAAARPTSMTAVLGGDRDEVLAKLAEHGLTAANDNGPGQIVAAGTVEQLERLADDPPAKARLVPLSVAGAFHTEHMAPAVEVLGRLARSVSTHDARTPVISNRDGQVVHDGREVLRRMVTQVSSPVRWDLCMETMMQLGVTGMLEMPPAGTLTGIARRAMRGVETFALKTPDQLDDARAFCDKHGSASSLDHNPTWRMLVSPAKGTFKATGSLREGDAIQPEHEIGSVASSRDETPVTAPYGGTVVEWLVEDGDLVSPGQPLIRLHPEGVNG
- a CDS encoding beta-ketoacyl-ACP synthase III, with protein sequence MISLSPSVGSPHSRILGIGTYRPSRVVPNSELIEAIDSSDEWIQQRSGIKERRFASPEETVQMMSVASSRQALERAGIEAAQIDCVIVATVSHMLQTPAVATAIAHELGTDRAPAFDISAACAGFCHGLALGSDLIRAGSAKHVLVVGVERLTDITSLIDRGTAFIFADGAGAAVLGPSEEVGIGPVVWGSDGEQFDLIRQKEDWRDVLEADRPEMPHLVMQGAAVFRWAAFEMAKTAQETLERSGITVDDLDVFVPHQANMRIIDAMARSMKLPEHVKIARDIAEQGNTSAASIPLALGRMIDEGEAKSGDIALLIAFGAGLAYAAQVVKVP
- a CDS encoding acyl carrier protein, coding for MASTEEIRADLADIVNEVAGVPAEDVQLDKSFVDDLDVDSLSMVEVVVAAEEKFDVKIPDDEVKNLKTVGDAVAFIERAQNG
- a CDS encoding beta-ketoacyl-[acyl-carrier-protein] synthase family protein, whose amino-acid sequence is MSATRVVVTGLGTTSPVGGDVPTTWAALLAGQSGVRPLKHEWAEQLSTHIAAEALVDPTDVLDRVKARRLDRSGQLALVAALEAWADCGLADHDADVDHERLGVAMASGIGGVQTLLTNYDSLTLKGPRRVSPLAIPMLMPNSPAANIGLAIGAKAGVHTPVSACASGNEAIALGIDMIRLGRADVVVVGGTEAAVHPLPMAAFGQMMALSKRNDEPERASRPWDKGRDGFVLGEGAAALVLESEEHARRRGAKVYAEAAGAGITADSHDIAQPDPVGAGATRAMKMALVEAGMEPSDIHHINAHATSTPQGDLAEAGAIRNALGDAVDGIVVTSTKSMTGHLLGGAGALESLAVVLSLQNRVVPPTINLEDPEDVGLDIATSQRTLPAGTIGGLNNSFGFGGHNVAIAFRSV
- a CDS encoding acyl-CoA carboxylase subunit beta, which codes for MSTAQVTGAPAAAKPAKPPREEDPRNPNHRLAALFDEGTLELITEDDGSGMLAAVGRVAGAHVVAFCSDATVMGGAMGEVGCKAVVHAYERALADRAPIIGLWHSGGARLAEGVLSLHAVGEIFHAMTQASGKIPQISVVLGPAAGGAAYGPALTDVVILGPEGRIFVTGPDVVRSVTGEDVDMLRLGGPEPHGRRSGVVHILADSEADALGHARSVASLLGAQGTLELKDVEDVDLAQMLPESKKRAYDVHPLVEKILDEGTMQELHARWAPNIVTALGRFGGRSVGVIANNPLRLGGCLDSLSAEKASRFVRMCDAFGVPLVVVVDVPGYLPGVGQEWDGVVRRGAKLLHAFGEAVVPRVTLVTRKTYGGAYIAMNSRSLGATKVFAWPGAEIAVMGAVAAIRVLHRRKLLEVEPEIRPQVEAELAAEHERIAGGVEKAIEIGVVDEVVEPSRTRTALARAIADAGLVQRGAHGNIPL